Genomic DNA from Schistocerca serialis cubense isolate TAMUIC-IGC-003099 chromosome 5, iqSchSeri2.2, whole genome shotgun sequence:
AATGCGATAGCTATTCATCTCAACCTTCTCTTCTGCAGACTCAGAAATGAAGTGTTAAAATGTTATTTTCTTATTAAGCGTACAAGGGACGTGGCACTGGCTGAGGAACGCATCCTTGTCGAGAGCAGTGGATGAGTACATACCTTGGTTCGAAGATTTCGCGCACCATAGTCGCACAGAAAGTTCTTGATAATCACGCATTGTAATTATATGGGGCATTGTAATTATATGGGGATCGTACacagtaacattaatttttttcgaaAAAGGCAAACAAGTAAGCAAAAATCTCATTAAAATTGTGTTTGAGAAGGCTGCAGGAACGGCTAGCTATTTTAATCACTCAACAAAGAGTGCTATGAGCACTATTTCGGAAAGACGaggaagaaaatttatttttagataATATTGCCAAAAAGGCTGTCAGGGTGTTTGACATAGTTTCCACGTGGCACGTGTTCAATATTGTACATCATCATTATCGTGATACTTCTGCTACGATATATTTTTACCCACTTTTTTTATGAGATTTCCTTCTGCCAGTGTGTGCTCTGGTCAGACCTGTTTTGCTTCGATTGATCCTTTATGAGCCTAACTTCTCCAGCGCTCTAGTGAGAAACTGTCGACTTCGAACGTCTACATTTGTCGAATTAATGCTGGCACTGACATCTCGTTAATATAGTCATCTGGAGACTCTCTAGCTGCACCTTACAAGCCATGCTAGATATGCGTAGTGTTTCGAGCTGCACCACGCCTATCGCACGGTGGCAGTGCACATCTGCGCTCCGACCACTGCAGTGGTCCCCTGCCCTTCCCCGCCGTGCCGACGGCGCAGCTAAGGGCCACTCTACCACTCGGCAGATAATCGGTGTCCCCTGCTGTACCCTGTGCTCGCCCTCCTGCAGGTGAACCTGACGCACGTGCTGATGCCGGAGCTGGCGAAGCACACGTTCCCGTCGCCGGCGGTGGAGGTGCGGCTGCAGGACTGCGAGGTGGTGTCGGTGCGCGAGGAGGCGTTCAGCGCGCTGTCGCTGGGCAAGCTCTCGGTGGTGAACTCGTCGCTGCACGACGTGGCCGCCTCCGCCTTCTCGGACCGCACGCTCATCGACCAGCTGCTGTTCAGCGGCTCCCGCATCCACCGGCTGCGCCGCGGCGCCCTGCTCGCCGGCGTCACCAACCTCACCATCGAGCGCTCCAGGTACAACCCGACACTCACACTGACCCTCGGCAACATGTAGCTCAACTTCGAGCGTTCATCCCTATCAAAATAACACCGTGTGGCAAGTTCTTGTACGCAGTGGCTCCTTCAGCAGTCTCCAAGCAGCAACAGCGTGCTTTCCAAATCTTTCCCTCTTACATTACACCCGAGGGCTGTTATCACTCTTTACTGAATAGAAGCATACTGACTCAGGTTGGTATTCTAGGATATGACCAGCCCTCGAGATGCAATGGTTGACACAACCCCTTACGCTGATTTAAGTATGTATCTACGCCGCTGTATTCTACATGTATGTAGAAGGAAGCAAACAAAATAAAACGCGACAAACTCAGGATGATTAAAAATTACTACTAAATACTGGAAATGATGTCATCGCACTTCCCAAAGAAACTGTTGTCCTATCCTTCTTTCGCATGAGGCATGTCAAGCTCACACATGAATTTCTGAGAACACCAGCACAGGAGTCACTGTAGATCAGTTATGACTGTTGAACATCATATTGTCGAGTGCACAGACTCAAAAGATCTACGGGGATGATCCTATTTCCGCAACTAAATCATTAAATTAACCACAAAAGATTAGCTAGTATGACAAGATCCACTTTCCTCGTCAGAAAATTGAATTTAGTGATACCACTTTCGTAATCTCTTATTTATTCATTGTACTTTTTATTCAACCCCTCTGTTCCTTTATAATTTTGACATCTCAAGAATTTGTTACACAGGTAGAGGAGCACAGCATGATGCCACAGAATGCTCTCCCTCCGAATGCCACAAAAAAACCAGTTATCACAtctcactgaatttctttttcttggggggggggggagctaattTTTCGCTTTCCCCTTATGCAAATGCTTTCTTGCTGTTTCCATGGGAGAGGTCTTTCATCTGTCAAAGTTTGTTCCATTGGTCGTTTTGACGCGCCTTCTCATAGTGACATGCCAAACCTTAAATGACTGTTATctcctttttgctttgtttttgggaATATCGGTCGATCACACTAATCCCTATTCATCCATGCTGATGTTCGCGATCAATTACAGCTATGATGAGAAATGCCTATAGAGTTCAATTAATATGACCAAACACTATGTGTATGTTGTGAGTCAGTGAGTGCTGTGTTGTTTTCTCGCAGGATAGATGAAGTGGAGAGCGGCGCGGTGAACAACACGGTGGCTGTGGTGACGCTGCAGCACAACCACGTAGCTCTGGTGCGGCAGCAGGGCTTCGTGCTGCGCAAGTGGAACCGCCTCAGGGTCGTCAATAACACCTTCGAGCAGCTCGAAGAAGACTCCATCTGGGCTCCCTACCAGACAGTCGCCGGTAAGCAGCCAACATTACGCATTATCCCTCCCGTAAGCGCCATGTTTTCTTTCACTTTCAGTGAAAATTGTGTGTAGGCAGCGTTACAGCGAGccggatttatttttgttttttactggAGAAGACGCCGTTAAAGTTATTCATTTGGTGCATATCCATTGATTTCAAGCTTTAGCAATACTGCACAGCAACCGACAGTAGTTATACAATGTTTAACATTTCCAGAAATTAAACTACCGGTAACGTGGATTGTACCACCCCCTACAGCCAATGTTCTGAGGACGAATAAAAAATTTATCACATAACAACATCACCATTCCCAGGTAGTGAATTATGATGTTGTTGTCTGCAGGAAAGTACTGCCACTGGCTGGTCATGTGGAAATCCGAAACTACATAGATGGTATTTCGCTTGATGTATGGAATAGAACCTCTCTTCTGATATAAATAAATGCAGGACAAGAACCATAACAAAGGGAGAGATCTCGGCTGTAACCGATTACAAGATCTGCGATGAGTCGCAAATTGGATGGTCATCAAACTCAGTATATGAGAAGGTGAAAGGAACGTCCTGGGCTAGAGGTTTCTGGGAGTTTAcaatgcatctgtaaaggaaaccgctcgAAAGACGCTAGTAAGATCAATTCTGCAGTACCGATCAGCTTTCTAGAGTCTTCCTGATGTAGGTATGACTATAGACAGCATAGGAACTCAGAGACACAATGTTAGGTATTGCAACAGGTTAGTAGGGCCCTTACGAAAGTGCACCAGGTGTGCTCGATGAATTTTGTTTGAGTAAGTTTGGAAAATTCGAAGGAAACTCTGTAACAGTTCCGATGCCACCATCATATATGACATGTAGGAATGATGAGAAAAACTTTGGGATGGGACACATATCGAGGTTTAGAAACAAACACTCCATACTCAGAGTCAATGGGGCGACagactgaatggagtgaacagggCGACAGAGTGAACGGAGTGATGGAGTGAACAGGGCAACACAGTGAACAGAGCAACATTGTGAACAGGGCGACAGAGTGAACAGTGTGGACGATACAACGGCGTGCATGGGACGACAAAGTGAACAGAGTGAAATAGTGAACGGGGCAATGGAGTGAAAGGGGCGACGGAGCGAACAGGGCTACGGAGTGAAGAGGGCGATGCAGTGAACGGGGTGACGCAGTGAATAGGGCGACAGTGTGGATGGGGCGACAGTGAGGTGATGGAGTGAGCAGAGTGACAGAGTGAAACAGTGAACGGGGCGGCGGAGTGAACGGGGCGGCGGAGTGAACTGGGCGACATAGTGAACGGTGCGACACAATGAACAGGGCGACTGGGACGAGGAGTGAATGGAGCAAATGAGTGAATGGGGCAACGGAGCGAATGGGGTGGCAGTGCGAACAGGGCGACAGAGTGAATGAGGCGACAGAGCAAAGGAGGCGACTGTGTGTATAGGGCCACTGTATCCTCTACCATGCATGGTACAGAGGATTTTGCAGTAAATAGACCGAGGTATAATAAGAGAGAGAATATAAACCGTTACTTTACCTTCGTTAGTGTGCTCACGGAATAGGACAGAAAGTCGCTAATGCTGATACGAAGCAGTATCCAGTACAAACTATGCAGTGGCTCGCAGACTATACTCGTAGATTTAGGTGGGGGGATGCCACGATAGCAAACTGTGGGCGTGCCGTGCATGTGGCTTTATGTGTGTACGGCAGGTGCACCAGTGTCGGAGCTGCGTTTCTCGGAGAACCGGCTGGGCGCGGTGTCGGCGGGCGGCCTGCGGTGGCtgggggcggcggcggccggcgTGGGCTCCAAGACGGCGGCGGGCAACGTGCTGGAGGGCACGCCGTGCCGCTGCGACCTGCTGGGCGAGGAggcggcggcgtgggcggcggaCGCGCTGCTGTGCCGGCCGGCGGCGCCGCTGCTGGCGCGCTGCCTGCGCCCCAGTGCGCTGCCGGGGGCGGCGCCGCAGCCCGCGCTCTCGCTCGCCAACTTCACGGCCGCCGTCTGCGGGGGCGGCGACGTGCTCGTCTGCCAGGACGCGCCCGCCGTGCTCGCCAACGCCGACGGCGAGGTCAGTACCGCCCTTTCATTTCCGAAGCCGAGGCACGGTCTCAGTCGAAATTATCCGGTATTACCTACTTCGCCTACATTATGTGCGCGAAACATTCGTAAGAATAATCAACACCTATAgatttctttcttccattatctCACTAAAGAGATTCGCTTCTGCCCACTTGACATTTGACCTTAcgtcctcccccggtagctgagtggtcagcgcgacagaatgtcaatcctaagggcacgggttcgattccaggctgggttggatattttctccgctcagggactgactgttgtgttgtcctattcttaatcatttcttccccatccacgcgcaagtcgcggagccgaagtggcgtcaaatcgaaagatttgcacccggcgaacggtctgcccgacgggaggccctagtcacaagacatttacgtTTATTTTATGTGATCTAATCACTTCCTCGGTTATCAGAATCACGCTTGTCCCTGGAACTAGATGGGTGGGAACTGGTGACACCTGACACCACGTTCGGTTCGTGATGACGTAATGTGGCGTGTGACGTCATACGCTCTCAAAGAGAAATAAAGCAGAACACTGACGATATTCATTTCGGCTTCAAGTTATTTTTTCGAATACCTAACCAGTGTTAATAAAAAATTGTTGCGAGGTACTGACCTGTAGCGTCGCCTAGGGATTAGGTTAGGTTCAAAGGTAACTGAGATATGTTTTAGCGATAGCAACGAATGTCACGTTATGGCAGCTATAATTCCTGTTGTGGCGCTTATTTTATGGACATTGTATCTCAATGGAAGTATTATGTCCGGTTTTTCGATGACGTCAAAGGTCAATGCAGAGACGTGATATCATATGGTTCAATATTTTGAGCTTACGGAATTTCATTATTTGCGCACTCAAAACCATTTTATGTGAACGCTCAACATATCCAAACATTTTACCGCTCTGTGGGGTACAATGCAGTGTGAGCACATTTCTGTGTAATACTATCAAGTGCTTACACGTACTACGTGTATGACTGTGATGAATCTTTGTGCGGCGTGGTAATGCCGATAATTCTGGAAGGATGGAAAGGAAAAGATTGTAAATTCAGAACTGGTACATGATCTAATCCTTTCACTTTACATCTTCCAATATCTTCTATCAATTTACAATTCTGGAAACGAATTGGAGTGTAGGTATCGTTCTCCCCTGCACCTCCCGAAATTTTCCTCATTTCGGTGCGTTGCGAGATTTGTCACCCTTGCATATTGGAAGAGGTTGTGCAAGCGCAGGCAGAGAGTTCATTTTTCGTACGAGTATAAGAAGAAAAGATGTGGAAAACATGATTTCGGTTTCTACAGGTTTGTGGTTTACTAATGGATCTGATTGTTTAAAGACTCCAACTCCCATGTATACAAGAGCTTCAACCTTCTGATTTCTTTTTAAATGAGTTAATGTGCTGAATATTTTACGTTAAGCATGTAACTATGTACAAAGTCTTTTGGAAGTTGCCAAGTGCTGTCGTTCTTAAATATTGCATTTTGGCACCATGACTTAAGCTACCTCAAGATATATACACAATTTGTAACTTTAATACTTGGGTTACTGTGATAAATCTTTGACATAGGGTTACACCTGTTACCGAGTAGATTATgacaggattttaaatttttagatTCGATCAGTAATTATACGAAATACTGAAAGTCAATCTTTTGTTGCCGGTTGAAGCCGTAGATTGGTAAACTGTAACTCACGTCTCAGATCATGAAACTGATTAGCCGTTTAGCAATacaataacagatctcctggagGATCTAGACGACTTGTCTCATGGAACAATAGTCCACATTTTCCAGCCATACACGAGGACACTGTAGAGAAGGCTCTTAATAAATCTGTTCATGTAAGCAGCACGTTTTTGTTGTGGAGTTCTGGTCGTTATGTCAGCTGAGCTTTTGCCGTGAGTGAGTGGTTGTGGGGTGCCCGCAGGAGTCGGGTCGGCGCAGCACGCTGGTGCTGGCGCTGGtgctgggggcggcggcggcgggggcggcggcggtgtGCGGCGGCGCGTGGCTGCGGCGCAAGCGGCGGCGGCTGCCCGCCTGCCTGGCCGCGCTGATGTCTCGCCGCCTCGACTccggcgcgggggcggcgggggcgggcgcGCGCCAGGCCGGCGACGGCTCGCCGGGCCACGAGTACGCCGAGCTGCAGCCGCAGGCGGCCGGCACGGGCCCGGGGCCGCCGGGGGCGGGGGCGGACGACGACGCGCTGCTGCCGGCCGAGGACAAGTGGACGCAGACGCTGCCCGAGGAGCTGACGCAGGAGCTGCTGCAGACGCTGCGCGACAAGCTCGACGACCCCGACAACTACAGCGAGGCGCGCGACATGATCGAGCACCTCTACGACCTCATCAAAGTGGAGGAGAGCGGCGCCGAGGAGCGCGAGACGTGAGTTTACACACTACTATCATTCCTTACCACTACGGTATTACGCCATCTTCCCGATTTTCGCCCCCACGCACTTAACTGGATTTTAGTGTATGTCCGTGTTCACGTTATGCACAGTGTCAGGGAATACAACAAACAGTATGCTTCGATAAGGACCTTGTTAGTATACGCTGAAAAGAAAACGACGTTACTGTTTTTAAATGGCATTTTACCTAGTTaaccagtaataaaattagcttATGTGACGTATTCTGTAGATGTGATTGAACTATAAATAGGTTATGAACAGACCACATGCCTGCCAAAGAATAACTCCTCTCCGTTACTACTGTCCACTTGAAGACATTGCACATTTTTAGTGAAGCTGGGTATAACAGACAAATGACGTAACTCAAAAATTATTCGTCGCTTTTCACTCTGGTCGGCTCTAATTCATTTCAACTCTTAGCCGTGCAATTGTCGCTCTCGTTGTTGTCGTTATCTCactgcgaagactggtttgatgcagctctccctgcttcTCTTTCTtctcaagtctcttcatctccaagtaactactttcAACTTatgtccttctgaatgtgcttactgtattcatctctgtctccctctacgatttttagcccccgccccctccccagagACACTCACTTCCCTTCAGTGATAAGCTCGTTGatgcagcggttctaggcgcttcagtcctgaaccgcactgctgctacggttgcagtttcgagtcttgcctcaggcatagatgcgtgtggtgtccttaggttagttaggtttaagtagttctaagtctaggggactcatgacctcagatgttaagacccatagtgcttagagccatctgaaccatataatcccttgatgtttcagaatgtgcccAATCAACTGATCCCTTaacacttaagtcggtatttgatgtaaacaaatgtctcttcttcaaaaacgctttccttgccattgccactctacattttatatcctctctacttcgaccatcatcagttattttgctccccaaatagcaaaactcatcaactgctttcggtgtctcatttcataatctaatttccacagcatcagctgatttaattcgactacattccattatcctcgttttgcttttgttgatgttcatcttatatcctcttttcaagacactttccatgccgttcaactgctctcccaagtcctttgctgccttaaTTATGTTTTTTAATACGGTTTTCGTTGCTTTACTTTACAGTGAGCCTTCGCCTAGTTTTAGTTTTCCCCAGTTTGCCTAGTTTGCGTTTCTTCCAATTCCCTAGGTTTTTTCCCTAGTTTGCGTTTCTTCCAATTCCCTAGGTTTTTTCCGTTTGTctagtttctgtttttttttttcgatttcttttgTCTGTTTGCGGTTTGATTTCAGGTTTTCGCGTTTGCCCACTTTGCCTTTTTTTCAGTTTGCCAGTTCTTTCACTTTACTCTGTCTCCATAGTTTTGcgattttttcttttcagtttttttgttttccCTCGTTTGCGTTTTTTTCCGTTTGCCTaggttgcaattttttcagtttttttctctttGCCTAGTTTCCGCTTTTTACGGTTGCGTACTTAGCGTTTTTCATTTTCTTGCATTCGCTTAGCTtgccttttttttagtttttttctttcGCCTCGTCTGCGTTTTCGCAGTTTTTTTCCTCTTTTGCCTAGTTTCCGTTTTTTTCCCAATTTTATCCGTTTGCCTAGTCTGCAGTTTTGTCAGTTTTTTCATGTTCGCCGACTGTATGCTTTTTCAGTATCATCCGTTTGCGTAGTTTGCGGTTTTTTCGTTCATGTTTCTTCCGTTTGCTTAGTTGGCGATTTTATCAGTTTTTTCACGTTCTCCGATTGTATGGTTTTCAGTATCATCTGTTTGCGtagtttgcttttttttctttcaagtttCTTCCGTTTGCGTATTGGCAGTTTCATGAGTTTTTTGAGTTTGCCTTTATATTGTGTCATTAGGTCCCTCGTgacgtcgcattcgggaggaagacggttcaatcccgcgtccggccatcctgatttaggttttccgtgatttccctaaatgactccgggcaaatgccgggatggttcctctgaaagggcacggcctacttccttccccatccttccctaaaccgatgagaccgatgacctcgctgtctggtcttcttccccaaacaactcaacccttGTGACGTAGTTAattatggagagggggggggggaaactgtTGTTGGTGTTGTCTCGTGTTTGGAAGCGTGGAGTGAGGCTGTGCCGGCGCGGTGTTGCAGGGGCGAGGTGATCCGGCGGTCGGCGCGCGGCGCGACGCGCAGCACGGGCACGCGGGCGCCGTCGCCGCCGGTGGGCGCGGCGGTGCGCGTGTGCGGCGAGtacctggagccgcgcgaccgctcccCGGACCAGCACCTGTACGCCGAGCTGCCGCCCGCCGCGggcgcgcccgccgccgccgcGCTCTGCGAGTACGCCGAGCCGCGCGACAGCCACCGCCACGCCGCCCACCACGTCTACTGCGAGCTGCCCGCCAACATGGCAGACCGACCGCTGCCTTCCACGCCCTCCACCCGCTGACACCGTCCGGCGCTGTACCACTCCGCCTCGCCGAGACAATTCGTCGTCCGGTCGTCCTCGACCACCGCGACTGCCCGGACACTACAATAGCGTCCGCAATCGTCGCTCCAGTAGAGCGCGACCACATCCTTCACTGGGGGGCAATAATTTCACACACCGGCGGAGCCAGAACCGCGCCCTCGGCGGTGAC
This window encodes:
- the LOC126481959 gene encoding uncharacterized protein LOC126481959, encoding MAATTAAALACLLFLMIGSARLQDAETPLCQRPGCNCVQNTASCEFAPDQVVQLGAGALPAGSSVSVVSVSGPRELHVLAGALSGVRLLQRLRLRSIGKVVLRKAALHAYAEPHAILEVSDCGVLVVESKACQGLRGALIALVARCGHVLLQAGVFARLLALAVAHVPHLQMQSNALALDISAGQATVVNLTHVLMPELAKHTFPSPAVEVRLQDCEVVSVREEAFSALSLGKLSVVNSSLHDVAASAFSDRTLIDQLLFSGSRIHRLRRGALLAGVTNLTIERSRIDEVESGAVNNTVAVVTLQHNHVALVRQQGFVLRKWNRLRVVNNTFEQLEEDSIWAPYQTVAGAPVSELRFSENRLGAVSAGGLRWLGAAAAGVGSKTAAGNVLEGTPCRCDLLGEEAAAWAADALLCRPAAPLLARCLRPSALPGAAPQPALSLANFTAAVCGGGDVLVCQDAPAVLANADGEAGDGSPGHEYAELQPQAAGTGPGPPGAGADDDALLPAEDKWTQTLPEELTQELLQTLRDKLDDPDNYSEARDMIEHLYDLIKVEESGAEERETGEVIRRSARGATRSTGTRAPSPPVGAAVRVCGEYLEPRDRSPDQHLYAELPPAAGAPAAAALCEYAEPRDSHRHAAHHVYCELPANMADRPLPSTPSTR